Proteins from one Parasteatoda tepidariorum isolate YZ-2023 chromosome 4, CAS_Ptep_4.0, whole genome shotgun sequence genomic window:
- the LOC122269206 gene encoding uncharacterized protein: MYSIEWQKRGLPHAHILIWLVERIQPDQIDDIICAEIPDYEVDPDLHDVVTTNMIHGPCGAINPQSPCMVDGKCSKRYPRKLTAETVTGNDGYPLYRRRSPDDNGRTVTTKVKRMDFVVDNSWIVPYSPLISKSFKTHCNVEYCNSVKSIKYICKYVTKGSDMAVFGLQSSNTNDEISRYQVGRYVNCNEAIWRIFAFPIHERHPTVTHLAVHLENGQRVYFTASNATQRAETPPATTLTSFFAICQSDQFARTLLYSEMPRYYTWNASSKNFQRRKQGDAVPGYPDVRSTDALGRMYTVHPKNNECFYLRLLLVNVRGPTSFESLRTVNGVIFPTYRAACEELKLLENDSHWDTTIAEAIISASPSQIRTLFAIIISTCFPSNPCNLWHKYKDNMSEDILHQIRVSSRNHDIEMNEEIHNRALLLIEDMCYLMCGNLLIRLGMPAPYREMNDAFNRELEREREYDHQELDLVVQTNVPLLNYQQKEVYDTLMKAIDNEYGGLYFLDAPGGTGKTFLMSLVLATVRARSNIAVAVASSGIAATLLEGCRTAHSAFKLPLNLQTIEEPTCNIAKHSAMAKVLAVSKIIIWDECTMAHKRALEALNRTLKDLRNDSRCFGGAMILLSGDFRQILPVIPRSTAADEINACLKSSNLWRHVKKLQLTTNMRVTLLNDTSAEDFSEQLLTIGNGQVPVDESSGLISFPNNFCNFVSSKDELINNVFPEIISNYKNYEWISERAILAAKNKDVDDLNYIIQNKIIGTMHSFKSIDCVTNEDEATNYPIEFLNSLDVPGLPPHNLRLKVGSVVIMLRNINQPKLCNGTRLVVRKLMNNVIYATIMIGKFKGEEVLIPRIPMIPTDMPFEFKRLQFPIRLAFAMTINKSQGQSLKVCGLNLEHSCFPMVNYTWHVHGSEDHLRCLFLRLIIKQKMSCITRYLNEEQPMYSNTEIIMND, encoded by the coding sequence ATGTATTCAATCGAATGGCAAAAGCGAGGCCTGCCGCACGCACACATTCTTATTTGGTTAGTGGAAAGAATTCAGCCTGACCAAATAGATGATATCATATGTGCTGAGATTCCTGATTATGAAGTCGATCCAGACCTACATGATGTTGTTACTACTAATATGATTCATGGACCGTGTGGTGCCATCAATCCCCAATCACCTTGCATGGTCGATGGAAAGTGCTCTAAACGATATCCACGGAAATTAACGGCGGAGACTGTCACTGGCAATGATGGTTATCCGCTGTATCGGCGTCGATCACCAGATGACAACGGTCGAACTGTCACAACGAAAGTGAAAAGAATGGATTTCGTTGTCGACAACAGTTGGATTGTTCCATATTCGCCACTTATTTCTAAATCGTTCAAGACACATTGCAACGTTGAATACTGCAATTCAGTTAAgtccataaaatatatttgcaaatatgTCACGAAAGGCAGTGATATGGCGGTTTTTGGATTGCAATCCTCGAATACCAACGATGAAATTTCACGCTATCAAGTTGGTCGTTATGTGAACTGTAATGAAGCGATTTGGCGTATATTCGCATTTCCCATTCACGAACGTCATCCTACTGTTACGCATTTGGCGGTGCATCTGGAGAATGGTCAACGAGTATATTTCACGGCTTCGAATGCTACGCAACGTGCTGAAACACCTCCAGCAACTACATTGACCAGTTTTTTTGCAATCTGCCAAAGCGATCAGTTTGCACGAACTTTGCTTTACTCGGAGATGCCACGTTATTATACTTGGAATGCTTCATCGAAGAATTTTCAAAGACGGAAGCAAGGCGATGCGGTTCCTGGGTATCCAGATGTGCGTTCTACTGATGCTCTTGGTCGTATGTATACAGTTCATCCAAAGAATAATGAATGTTTCTATTTGCGGTTGTTGCTGGTAAATGTGCGTGGGCCAACGTCATTTGAGTCACTACGAACTGTTAATGGTGTAATATTCCCAACATATCGTGCTGCATGTGAAGAATTGAAGTTATTAGAAAACGATAGTCATTGGGATACGACAATCGCTGAAGCCATTATCTCTGCATCTCCAAGTCAGATACGCACATTATTCGCTATCATAATTTCGACATGTTTTCCATCAAACCCATGTAACCTGTGGCACAAATACAAGGATAATATGtcagaagatattttacatcaaattcGTGTCAGTTCCAGAAATCACGATATTGAGATGAATGAGGAGATACATAATCGTGCTTTACTATTGATCGAAGATATGTGTTACCTCATGTGCGGTAATTTATTAATCAGGTTAGGAATGCCAGCACCATATCGTGAAATGAATGACGCATTTAATCGAGAATTGGAACGGGAACGTGAATATGATCACCAGGAATTAGATTTAGTAGTTCAAACGAATGTACCCCTGTTGAATTACCAACAAAAGGAAGTTTATGATACTTTAATGAAGGCAATCGATAATGAATATGGTGGTTTATATTTCCTAGATGCCCCTGGTGGAACTGGCAAGACATTCCTCATGTCATTAGTTTTAGCAACTGTTCGGGCGAGATCTAACATAGCGGTTGCAGTTGCTTCTTCTGGAATAGCAGCCACATTGTTAGAAGGATGCCGTACGGCTCATTCAGCATTCAAATTACCGTTAAATCTTCAAACTATTGAAGAACCAACGTGTAATATTGCAAAACACTCAGCAATGGCCAAAGTTTTAGCGGTATCGAAAATCATCATCTGGGACGAATGCACAATGGCGCATAAACGTGCATTAGAAGCACTTAACCGAACATTAAAAGATTTACGCAATGACTCGAGATGTTTTGGAGGAGCAATGATTTTACTTTCTGGCGATTTCCGCCAAATACTGCCAGTAATTCCAAGATCTACGGCTGCCGACGAAATAAACGCTTGCCTCAAATCGTCAAATCTATGGCGCCATGTGAAGAAACTGCAACTGACAACAAACATGAGAGTTACATTGCTTAATGATACATCTGCTGAAGATTTCTCGGAGCAATTGCTGACTATCGGTAATGGTCAAGTACCTGTCGATGAATCGAGCGGATTAATAtcatttccaaataatttctgtaattttgtcTCATCAAAAGACGAACTTATCAACAATGTATTTCCAGAAATTATTTCTaactacaaaaattatgaatggaTAAGTGAGCGAGCAATTTTAGCGGCTAAGAATAAAGATGTAGATGACCTAAActacataattcaaaataagatCATTGGAACAATGCATTCATTCAAATCTATTGACTGCGTCACAAATGAAGATGAAGCCACCAACTAtccaattgaatttttaaactctttggACGTGCCTGGCTTACCACCGCACAATTTACGCCTAAAGGTTGGCTCCGTAGTAATCATGCTTCGAAACATAAACCAACCAAAACTGTGCAACGGTACGCGTTTGGTGGTTAGAAAATTGATGAACAATGTAATTTACGCTACGATAATGATAGGAAAATTCAAAGGTGAGGAAGTTCTCATTCCGAGGATACCGATGATCCCAACCGATATGccgtttgaatttaaaagactTCAATTTCCGATACGTCTTGCATTTGCCATGACCATCAACAAATCACAAGGCCAATCCTTAAAAGTTTGTGGTTTAAATCTAGAACATTCATGTTTTCCCATGGTCAATTATACGTGGCATGTTCACGGGTCGGAAGACCATCTGCGTTGTTTGTTTTTGCGcctgataataaaacaaaaaatgtcgTGTATCACAAGGTACTTAAATGAAGAGCAACCTATGTACTcaaatacagaaataattatgaatgattga